A DNA window from Lutra lutra chromosome 8, mLutLut1.2, whole genome shotgun sequence contains the following coding sequences:
- the LOC125106872 gene encoding olfactory receptor 6C4-like, with product MKNQTFLTEFILLGLTDIPEIKLVIFIFLLLTYIFSIIGNLTIIILTLLDSHLQTPMYFFLRNFSFLEISFTTTFTPRLLFSITTGNKTISFAGCFTQYFFAIFFGATEFYLLAAMSYDRYVAICKPLHYLTIMSSKVCIQLVLCSWLAGFLIIISPIILTSQLDFCASNMLNHYYCDYGPLLEISCSDTRFLELLDFILAVVTLVVTLVLVILSYTNIVWTVLRIPSAQQRKKAFSTCFSHMIVISLSYGSCIFMYIKPSAREGVAFNKGVAVLNTSVAPLLNPFIYTLRNKQVKQAFKDVTRKIVRLYSF from the coding sequence ATGAAAAACCAAACCTTTCTGACAGAATTCATTCTGTTGGGACTAACAGACATCCCAGAGATCAAACTTGTAATCTTTATATTTCTCCTCCTCACCTACATATTCAGCATCATTGGAAACCTGACAATCATCATCCTTACACTACTAGACTCCCACCTCCAGActcccatgtatttcttcctccGGAATTTCTCCTTCTTAGAAATTTCCTTTACAACCACTTTCACTCCCAGGCTGCTGTTCAGCATCACAACTGGCAACAAGACCATCAGCTTTGCTGGCTGTTTCACTCAGTATTTCTTTGCCATCTTCTTCGGAGCTACGGAGTTTTACCTTCTGGCTGCCAtgtcctatgaccgctatgtggccatctgcaaaccccTGCATTACCTGACCATCATGAGCAGCAAGGTCTGCATCCAGCTGGTTCTCTGCTCTTGGTTGGCTGGATTTCTAATCATCATATCCCCAATCATCCTCACCAGTCAGCTGGATTTCTGTGCCTCCAACATGCTGAATCATTACTATTGTGACTATGGGCCCCTCCTAGAAATATCTTGCTCAGACACAAGATTCCTGGAGCTGCTTGACTTTATCTTAGCAGTTGTCACCTTGGTGGTCACACTGGTACTGGTGATTCTCTCCTATACAAACATTGTCTGGACTGTCCTCAGGATcccttctgctcagcaaaggaaaaaggCCTTTTCCACGTGTTTTTCCCACATGATTGTCATCTCCCTTTCTTATGGCAGTTGCATCTTCATGTATATAAAGCCCTCAGCAAGAGAAGGAGTTGCTTTCAATAAGGGAGTAGCTGTGCTCAATACCTCAGTTGCCCCTTTATTGAACCCATTCATTTACACTCTAAGgaacaaacaagtaaaacaagCTTTCAAGGATGTCACCAGGAAAATAGTGcgtctttattcattttaa